The DNA sequence ATGACACAATAATTGACCTTGAGATTCCTGTAAGTAGGCATGATGCCTTGTCAATCATTGGTTTGGCAAGGGATATTTCTGCATTTACAAAAAGACCTTTAATACCTTTAGAGATTTCTGTTTTAGAAGAAAACCTTGCTCTTATCCCAGAGATAACCATTGAAGAACCCTTGCTCTGCCCAAGGTATACCGGAAGGATAATTAGCAATATCAAGGTTTGTGAATCGCCTCCCTGGCTAAAGGAGCGCCTTATAAATTGCGGAATTCGTCCAATAAACAATATCGTTGATATTACAAATTATCTTCTCCTTGAGCTTGGACACCCAATGCACTCTTTTGATTACGATAAGCTAGAAGGAGGGATTTTTGTAAGGCAGGGGAAAAAGGGAGAGAAATTGCTTTGCCTTGATGAAAGGGAATACGATGTTGAAGGGGCTGTTGTTATTGCAGATTGCAAAAAGCCTATTGCAATGGGAGGAATTATGGGAGGCAAAGAAACATCTGTAGGCAATCGGACAAAGACATTTCTCCTTGAGGTTGCATATTTTTCTCCCCTTGCCATAAGAAAAACCTCAAAAAGGCTTGGAATTATCACAGAATCTTCATATAGATTTGAGAGGATGATAGATCCAGAAGGCTTAATTAAAGCACAAAATAGGGCGGCAAGCCTAATCCTTTCCCTTATTCCAGAAGCAAAAATAGGGCCGATATCCGACATATACCCAAAGCCCTGTCCAGCCTTAAAGATAAAATTAAGAGAAAAAAGGGTAAATAAGGTTCTGGGAACAAGCCTTAAAGGAGAGGAGATGAAAGATATATTAAAAAGGCTTGGCTTTGGAATAGAAGATGATATGGTAATGGTTCCCTCATTTAGGGGTGAAATAACCAGGGAGATAGACCTAATAGAAGAGATAGCAAGGATTTACCAATATGGTAGAATAAAAGAGACAATGCCCATTTCTCCTGTTATTCCCCAGATAAACAAAAATTTTATAATGACAAGAAAGATAAGGGAGATAATATTGGGAGCTGGAATGGATGAGGTTATAGCCTATAGCTTTACAAGCAAAGAATGCCTTGAAAGATTAGGATTGGCATTAGATATTGTCTCTTTAGCACAACCTTTATCAGCCGATGCCTCAATAATGACACCAAGCCTTATCCCCGGGCTCCTTGAGATAGCAAAGATAAACATTTCAAGAGACCAGGAAAACCTTTCAATATTTCAGATTGGGAAGGTCTTTGAGAAAAATAGAGAAGAAACAAGCCTTGCAGGTCTTATGACAGGAAAAAAATGGCTAAATTGGATGGATAAAGAAAGGGATTTTACCTTCTTTGATGCACTTGGTGTAATCAAAAGGCTATTTTTAGAGCTTGGAATAGAGGCTAATTTTATAAAGGAGGAAATCCCCTTTGCAAAACAGGGGTTAAAGATAGTCTTTAAGGGAGAAAATCTTGGCATTGCAGGGATTTTGCTGCCAGAGAAAGGAGAATATTATGGAATAAAAAAGCCCCTATTCTTCTTTGAGCTTAATCTTTATCTAATAATTTCCCATTCTACAAAAAAGCTCTTTAAGGAATTTTCAAAATACCCGAAGATAGAGATAGATATTTGTCTCCTTGTGCCAGAGGGTATAAAATCGGAAAATGTAGAAGAAATAATAAAAAAAGAGGGTAAATCCCTTGTAAAGGATGTATTTCTCTATGATATTTATAAAGGAGGAAATATCCCAGCCAACCATAAATCCCTAACCTACAGGATTACCTATCAAGCAGATACGAGGACATTAACAATGGATGAGATTGAGAAGATAAGGGAAAATACACTAAAAACATTGCAAAATGAGGTTTCTGTCTCATTGAGGAGCTAGATGACAAATATCTATTCCCTCATCACTGGTTTAATTGGTTTGATAATGGGTGGAGCTATTGCATGGCTTGTAGCAAAATTGCATAGCCAGCGTAAGATTAATGAGCTTGAGAAAATAGGAGCAGGGCTTGAGGCTATAATTAAAGAAAGGGATAATTATGCCAAAGATAAAGATTGTGAGATAGATAGGCTTAGAGATGAGCTTAATTTAGAAAGGCAATCTAGGGTAGAGGCATCGACCAGGCTAGAAGAGGCACAAAAGATCCTGGAAGAAGAAAAGAAATTTATTGAAACAATGAAGGAAGAGATGAAGGATACATTCAATGCCCTTTCATCAGCCAGCCTAAAGAGCAGCAGCGAAGACTTTTTAAGGCTCGCCTCAGAACACCTTGGCAAGGTTGTAGCTGATACAAAAGGGAAACTTGGTGAGCATCAAGCCGCTATGGATGGGCTTATAAAGCCATTGCAGGAGGCATTGAAAAAATACGAGGAAGAAATTCACTCCATAGAGATAAAGAGAAAAGAGGATTATACAAGCCTTAATGAGCAGATAAAGATGCTTTCAGCATCCGCAAGCAACCTGACCACTGCCTTGAGAAAACCACACATTAGGGGAAGGTGGGGTGAGATAGCATTGAGGAATGTAGTTGAATTAGCAGGGATGTCAAGCTATGTGGATTTTTTAGAACAGGTTGTGGTTAAAGATGAGGATATTATCAAAAGACCAGATATGGTAATTAGGCTACCAGGTGGTCGCTCTATTGTGGTTGATTCAAAAGTCTCTATAGATGCCCTCCTTGATGCTTCATCATGCCAATCAGAGGAGGAAAAGAGGGAATTTCTAAAGAAACATAGCCAGCATGTTAAAGAGCAGATAATCAGGCTTTCGGAAAAGGCATACTGGGAACAATTTGAAAAATCCCCTGAGATTATAGTGCTTTTTATGGGAGAATCCTCTTTTGTCCAGGCATTAGAGATTGATCCTACCCTAATGGAATTTGGCCTTTCCAAGAAGGTTTTGGTGGCAACACCCATAACCCTTTTTGCCCTTTTAAGGGCTATTAACTATGGCTTAAGGGAGGAGCAGCTAACAAAAAATGCCCAAATAATAAGTGAGCTTGGCAGGCAATTATATGAGAGGATAAATGTCTTAGCAGGCCATTTTGAAGACATTGGTTCAAACCTTACCAAGGCAACCGAAGCATACAACAAGGGGGTAAGCTCTTTGGAGACAAAGGTTTTGCCATCTATTCGTAGATTTAAAGACCTAGGCGTTAGTGTTAGCAAAGAGATACCAATTATTGAACCTGTAGAA is a window from the bacterium genome containing:
- the rmuC gene encoding DNA recombination protein RmuC, producing the protein MTNIYSLITGLIGLIMGGAIAWLVAKLHSQRKINELEKIGAGLEAIIKERDNYAKDKDCEIDRLRDELNLERQSRVEASTRLEEAQKILEEEKKFIETMKEEMKDTFNALSSASLKSSSEDFLRLASEHLGKVVADTKGKLGEHQAAMDGLIKPLQEALKKYEEEIHSIEIKRKEDYTSLNEQIKMLSASASNLTTALRKPHIRGRWGEIALRNVVELAGMSSYVDFLEQVVVKDEDIIKRPDMVIRLPGGRSIVVDSKVSIDALLDASSCQSEEEKREFLKKHSQHVKEQIIRLSEKAYWEQFEKSPEIIVLFMGESSFVQALEIDPTLMEFGLSKKVLVATPITLFALLRAINYGLREEQLTKNAQIISELGRQLYERINVLAGHFEDIGSNLTKATEAYNKGVSSLETKVLPSIRRFKDLGVSVSKEIPIIEPVEKLPRNTTLQEI
- the pheT gene encoding phenylalanine--tRNA ligase subunit beta; the encoded protein is MKVSYNWLSCFTELPGLEELADILINLGFEVASVEGVKDDTIIDLEIPVSRHDALSIIGLARDISAFTKRPLIPLEISVLEENLALIPEITIEEPLLCPRYTGRIISNIKVCESPPWLKERLINCGIRPINNIVDITNYLLLELGHPMHSFDYDKLEGGIFVRQGKKGEKLLCLDEREYDVEGAVVIADCKKPIAMGGIMGGKETSVGNRTKTFLLEVAYFSPLAIRKTSKRLGIITESSYRFERMIDPEGLIKAQNRAASLILSLIPEAKIGPISDIYPKPCPALKIKLREKRVNKVLGTSLKGEEMKDILKRLGFGIEDDMVMVPSFRGEITREIDLIEEIARIYQYGRIKETMPISPVIPQINKNFIMTRKIREIILGAGMDEVIAYSFTSKECLERLGLALDIVSLAQPLSADASIMTPSLIPGLLEIAKINISRDQENLSIFQIGKVFEKNREETSLAGLMTGKKWLNWMDKERDFTFFDALGVIKRLFLELGIEANFIKEEIPFAKQGLKIVFKGENLGIAGILLPEKGEYYGIKKPLFFFELNLYLIISHSTKKLFKEFSKYPKIEIDICLLVPEGIKSENVEEIIKKEGKSLVKDVFLYDIYKGGNIPANHKSLTYRITYQADTRTLTMDEIEKIRENTLKTLQNEVSVSLRS